The following proteins are co-located in the Aurantiacibacter atlanticus genome:
- a CDS encoding ribonucleotide-diphosphate reductase subunit beta produces MSLLEPRNTYKPFEYPWAYEFWKRQQQVHWMPEEVPLGEDCRDWAQNLTDHERNLLTQIFRFFTQADIEVQDCYHEKYGSVFKPVEVKMMLAAFSNMETVHIAAYSHLLDTIGMPESEYGMFLEYEEMKDKHDYLQEFGIDTDQDIARTLAMFGGFTEGLQLFASFAMLMNFPRFNKMKGMGQIVSWSVRDESLHCEGITRLFHAFCAERDCLTKSVKEDIMDMCQKTVRLEDAFIDLAFEQGPVPGMTAKEIKKYIRYIADWRLSQLGLPSIYMVEDHPLPWLAPLLNGVEHANFFETRATEYSKAATKGNWNDVWGNFDKRRKASAANEEVVVDEGPDMFGDSTTQAAE; encoded by the coding sequence ATGTCGTTGCTCGAACCTCGTAACACCTACAAGCCCTTTGAATATCCCTGGGCCTATGAGTTTTGGAAACGGCAGCAGCAGGTGCACTGGATGCCCGAGGAAGTGCCCTTGGGAGAGGACTGCCGCGACTGGGCGCAGAACCTCACCGATCATGAACGCAATCTGCTCACCCAGATTTTCCGCTTCTTCACCCAGGCCGATATCGAGGTGCAGGATTGCTACCACGAAAAATACGGCTCCGTGTTCAAGCCGGTCGAGGTGAAGATGATGCTCGCCGCCTTTTCCAATATGGAAACGGTGCACATCGCTGCCTATTCGCACCTGCTCGACACCATCGGTATGCCTGAAAGCGAATATGGCATGTTCCTCGAATATGAGGAGATGAAGGACAAGCACGATTATCTGCAGGAATTCGGTATCGATACCGATCAGGACATTGCCCGCACGCTGGCGATGTTCGGCGGCTTTACCGAAGGGCTGCAATTATTCGCCAGCTTTGCCATGCTGATGAACTTCCCGCGCTTCAACAAGATGAAGGGCATGGGGCAGATCGTCAGCTGGTCGGTGCGCGATGAAAGCCTGCATTGCGAAGGCATCACCCGCCTGTTCCACGCCTTTTGTGCAGAGCGCGATTGCCTGACCAAATCGGTCAAGGAAGACATTATGGACATGTGCCAGAAAACGGTGCGGCTGGAAGATGCCTTCATCGATCTGGCGTTCGAACAAGGCCCCGTGCCCGGCATGACGGCCAAGGAAATCAAGAAATACATCCGTTACATCGCGGACTGGCGCCTCAGCCAGCTTGGCCTGCCGAGCATCTACATGGTCGAAGACCACCCGCTCCCCTGGCTCGCCCCGCTATTGAACGGTGTGGAGCACGCCAACTTCTTCGAAACCCGCGCCACCGAATATTCCAAGGCCGCGACCAAGGGCAATTGGAACGACGTGTGGGGCAATTTCGACAAGCGCCGCAAGGCCAGCGCCGCGAATGAGGAAGTGGTCGTGGACGAAGGTCCGGACATGTTCGGGGACAGCACTACGCAAGCTGCGGAGTAG
- a CDS encoding DUF924 family protein → MSLAPRRWAAELLHVWFHKLDPGAWWGGSDALDTELERRFRPELEALFVMPPESFASDPSTALAAVLLFDQVPRNIHRGTPAAFAYDSLARDIARIALGRGFDARLARQQVQFLAMPLMHSEDIADQRRSLAAFRHINGGANLAFARSHYRMIARFGRFPHRNTLLGRTSTPAEKRAVEAGFAW, encoded by the coding sequence ATGAGTCTCGCGCCTAGGCGCTGGGCCGCAGAACTGCTGCATGTGTGGTTCCACAAGCTGGACCCAGGTGCGTGGTGGGGCGGCTCCGATGCACTGGATACTGAACTTGAAAGGCGCTTCCGGCCAGAGCTGGAGGCGCTTTTTGTCATGCCGCCTGAAAGCTTTGCCAGCGATCCGTCCACCGCGCTTGCCGCAGTCCTGCTGTTCGATCAGGTGCCGCGCAATATCCATCGTGGTACGCCTGCGGCATTCGCTTATGATTCGCTTGCCAGAGACATCGCCCGCATTGCACTGGGCCGAGGATTTGACGCAAGGCTGGCGCGCCAACAGGTGCAATTCCTCGCCATGCCATTGATGCATAGTGAAGATATCGCAGACCAGCGCCGCTCGCTAGCGGCTTTCCGCCATATCAATGGCGGCGCGAATCTTGCCTTTGCGCGCAGCCATTACCGCATGATCGCGCGATTTGGCCGGTTCCCGCATCGCAACACATTGCTTGGCCGCACAAGCACTCCGGCAGAGAAGCGCGCCGTGGAAGCGGGCTTTGCGTGGTAG
- a CDS encoding CHRD domain-containing protein, with product MKKIMISAGTAAASFALAGCATLEEGVAEETAETYYAVLTGANEVGGGDADGYGTAEISVSDELGQICWDLNDIRDIGPMTAAHVHMGAAGTNGPPVFTLRRANEGGFKGCTDASEWNQNTIEGDPQMFYVNVHTAEFPNGAIRGQLTDHDN from the coding sequence ATGAAAAAGATAATGATATCAGCTGGGACAGCCGCTGCCTCCTTTGCACTGGCAGGCTGCGCCACGCTTGAAGAAGGCGTCGCTGAAGAAACCGCAGAAACCTATTACGCCGTGCTGACTGGCGCCAATGAAGTGGGCGGTGGAGATGCTGACGGTTATGGCACAGCGGAAATCTCCGTCTCTGACGAACTGGGCCAGATCTGCTGGGATCTGAACGACATACGCGATATCGGCCCGATGACTGCGGCCCATGTTCATATGGGAGCGGCAGGCACAAATGGCCCGCCAGTGTTCACTCTGCGCCGCGCCAATGAAGGCGGCTTCAAGGGCTGCACGGATGCCAGCGAATGGAACCAGAACACCATCGAAGGCGATCCGCAGATGTTCTATGTGAATGTCCACACCGCAGAATTTCCCAATGGAGCCATTCGCGGCCAGTTGACTGATCACGACAATTAA
- a CDS encoding DUF2158 domain-containing protein — translation MNSGDLVQLKSGGPVMTVSWLEGKDVRCTWFDEKNELQQAMFVLPQLVVIDDPD, via the coding sequence ATGAATTCCGGAGACTTAGTTCAACTAAAGTCAGGAGGTCCAGTCATGACCGTTTCTTGGCTAGAAGGCAAAGATGTTCGTTGCACTTGGTTTGACGAGAAAAACGAACTCCAACAAGCAATGTTTGTGTTGCCACAGCTGGTAGTCATTGATG
- a CDS encoding ribonucleoside-diphosphate reductase subunit alpha, translating to MEFRNGDDTAMGLDENITGDAPTDAGPDAGADTGVDTTKTAAKKARPIATAARKAIEMDTADKGSDALTEATATAMAEVAKAVAQDEVSEERPREDSKRVNARRFTVKTDPSRDANLTEFGKETLTDRYLLPGEDYQELFARVADAYADDAEHAQRLYDYISRLWFMPATPVLSNGGTGRGLPISCYLNSVSDSLDGIVNTWNENVWLASKGGGIGTYWGNVRGIGEPVGLNGKTSGIIPFVRVMDSLTLAISQGSLRRGSAACYIDVHHPEIEEFLEIRKPSGDFNRKALNLHHGVLLTDEFMEAVRSGETFDLLSPKDGSVRKTVDARSLFQKLVETRLATGEPYIVFSDTVNRMMPKHHRDLGLKVSTSNLCSEITLPTGVDHLGNDRTAVCCLSSLNLEKWEEWEGDKQFIEDVMRFLDNVLQDYIDRAPAEMARAKYSAMRERSVGMGVMGFHSFLQSKGIGFESPMAKVWNLKMFKHINAKANEASMMLAKERGPCPDAEDMGAMERFSCKMAIAPTASISIICGGTSACIEPIPANIYTHKTLSGSFIVKNPYLEKILDKKSKNSNNVWNSILEKDGSVQHLDFLSVEEKAAFKTSFEIDQRWLLEFAADRSPFIDQAQSLNLFIPADVDKWDLAMLHFQAWEKGIKSLYYLRSKSVQRAGFAGGVEADNTADPAKYELPTTDYDECLACQ from the coding sequence ATGGAATTTCGAAACGGAGACGATACGGCGATGGGTCTGGACGAAAATATCACGGGTGATGCCCCCACCGATGCCGGCCCAGATGCGGGCGCAGACACTGGCGTCGATACCACAAAAACTGCCGCAAAAAAGGCCAGGCCGATTGCAACGGCAGCTAGGAAAGCGATTGAAATGGATACCGCAGACAAGGGCAGCGATGCGCTGACAGAGGCGACGGCGACCGCCATGGCCGAAGTGGCCAAGGCCGTTGCACAGGATGAAGTGTCTGAAGAAAGGCCACGTGAAGACAGCAAGCGCGTGAACGCACGCCGCTTTACCGTGAAGACCGATCCGTCGCGCGACGCCAATCTTACAGAATTCGGTAAGGAAACGCTGACTGATCGTTATCTGCTTCCGGGTGAAGATTATCAGGAATTGTTTGCCCGCGTCGCCGATGCCTATGCCGATGATGCCGAACATGCGCAGCGCCTGTATGATTACATCTCGCGACTGTGGTTCATGCCGGCAACGCCTGTGCTGTCGAATGGTGGGACCGGGCGCGGACTGCCGATTTCATGCTATCTCAATTCGGTGTCCGACAGCCTTGATGGTATCGTCAACACGTGGAACGAGAACGTCTGGCTCGCTTCGAAGGGCGGCGGCATTGGCACCTATTGGGGCAATGTGCGCGGTATCGGAGAGCCGGTGGGCCTGAACGGCAAGACAAGCGGCATCATCCCTTTCGTGCGGGTGATGGACAGTTTGACGCTGGCGATTTCGCAAGGCTCGCTGCGGCGCGGATCGGCCGCCTGCTATATCGATGTGCACCACCCTGAAATCGAGGAATTCCTCGAAATCCGTAAACCTTCGGGCGATTTCAACCGCAAGGCGCTCAATCTGCATCATGGCGTGCTGCTGACCGATGAATTCATGGAAGCAGTGCGCTCCGGTGAAACCTTCGATCTGCTCAGCCCTAAGGACGGCAGCGTGCGCAAGACGGTGGATGCGCGCAGCCTGTTCCAGAAGCTGGTCGAAACGCGGCTGGCCACAGGTGAACCCTATATCGTGTTCTCCGACACGGTGAACCGCATGATGCCCAAGCATCACCGCGATCTGGGCCTGAAGGTTTCCACGTCCAATCTGTGCAGCGAAATCACCCTGCCAACAGGTGTCGATCACCTTGGCAATGATCGCACAGCGGTATGCTGCCTGTCCTCGCTCAATCTTGAAAAATGGGAAGAATGGGAAGGCGACAAGCAGTTCATCGAGGACGTGATGCGTTTCCTCGACAACGTCCTGCAGGATTATATCGATCGTGCTCCTGCCGAAATGGCGCGCGCCAAATATTCGGCCATGCGCGAACGCAGCGTTGGCATGGGCGTGATGGGCTTCCACTCTTTCCTCCAGTCCAAGGGCATCGGCTTTGAAAGCCCGATGGCCAAGGTCTGGAACTTGAAGATGTTCAAGCACATCAACGCCAAGGCGAATGAGGCGAGCATGATGCTGGCCAAGGAACGCGGCCCCTGCCCCGATGCAGAGGATATGGGCGCAATGGAACGTTTCAGCTGCAAGATGGCAATCGCGCCGACCGCGTCGATTTCCATCATCTGCGGTGGCACCAGCGCCTGTATCGAACCGATACCGGCCAATATCTACACACATAAGACGCTGTCTGGCAGCTTCATCGTGAAGAACCCTTATCTGGAAAAGATTCTCGATAAAAAGAGCAAGAATTCCAACAATGTGTGGAACTCCATTCTGGAAAAGGACGGCAGCGTCCAGCATCTCGATTTCCTCTCGGTAGAGGAAAAGGCCGCGTTCAAGACCAGCTTCGAAATAGACCAGCGCTGGCTGCTCGAATTTGCCGCTGACCGTTCACCCTTCATCGATCAGGCGCAATCGCTGAACCTGTTCATCCCTGCCGATGTCGATAAGTGGGATCTGGCAATGCTGCATTTCCAGGCATGGGAAAAGGGCATCAAATCGCTCTACTATCTGCGCTCCAAAAGCGTGCAGCGCGCTGGCTTTGCCGGCGGCGTGGAAGCGGACAACACCGCCGATCCCGCCAAATATGAGCTGCCGACAACGGATTATGATGAATGTCTGGCGTGTCAGTAA
- the nadB gene encoding L-aspartate oxidase, with translation MATSTQEHDVLIIGSGAAGLTAALTLAEERKVLVLAKGTLKSGSTAWAQGGIAAVLDTGDTFADHIRDTMVAGAGLNDIETVKFVIERAPAAIDRLCELGVPFNRESGDLHLTREGGHSHRRIVHVNDATGWAVQAALLKAAEENPNITLLPDRTCIDIIIGRHEEKYSGSGRVWGVYALDTATGKVEAYKARATIMAAGGAGRVYQFSTAPRGATGDGIAMAWRAGARVSNMEMMQFHPTCLYNLEVKNFLVTEAVRGEGGRLYHPETGHRFMADYDAERMELAPRDVVARAIDDQIKRFGLDYVHLDISHKPSEFVREHFPTIHEKLLGLGIDMTAGPIPVVPAQHYTCGGVVIDLNGRTDLPSLYAAGECTESGLHGANRLASNSLLECFVFGEAAARDIMERWDTFEAPPAIREWDESRVTDSDEEVVIKQNWTEIRRTMWNYVGIVRTTKRLQRAANRNELLSSEIEDYYGNFRVTTDLIELRNLHQCADLIVQSALRRHESRGLHYTLDYPETGEVAVDTVLVP, from the coding sequence TTGGCGACATCCACTCAAGAGCATGACGTCCTCATCATCGGTTCCGGCGCTGCGGGGCTGACTGCCGCGTTGACGCTGGCGGAAGAACGCAAGGTGCTGGTGCTTGCCAAGGGCACATTGAAAAGTGGCTCCACTGCATGGGCGCAGGGCGGGATCGCGGCGGTGCTCGATACTGGTGATACCTTTGCCGATCATATCCGCGATACAATGGTGGCGGGCGCGGGCCTGAACGATATCGAGACAGTCAAATTCGTCATCGAACGCGCTCCTGCCGCAATCGATCGCCTGTGCGAATTGGGCGTGCCCTTCAATCGTGAGAGCGGCGATCTCCATCTCACCCGCGAAGGTGGCCATTCACATCGCCGCATCGTGCATGTGAACGATGCAACCGGCTGGGCGGTGCAGGCTGCATTGCTGAAAGCGGCGGAGGAAAATCCCAACATCACCCTGCTGCCCGACCGCACATGTATCGACATCATCATCGGGCGGCATGAGGAGAAATATTCAGGCAGCGGGCGGGTATGGGGTGTATATGCGCTCGACACCGCGACGGGCAAGGTCGAAGCCTATAAAGCCAGGGCCACGATCATGGCGGCTGGCGGCGCTGGCCGCGTCTACCAGTTCTCCACCGCACCGCGCGGCGCCACGGGGGACGGGATCGCAATGGCATGGCGGGCCGGCGCGCGCGTTTCCAATATGGAAATGATGCAGTTCCACCCGACCTGCCTGTATAATCTGGAGGTCAAGAATTTCCTCGTCACAGAGGCAGTGCGCGGCGAGGGCGGACGGCTCTATCATCCCGAAACGGGCCACCGCTTCATGGCGGATTATGATGCAGAACGTATGGAGCTGGCCCCGCGCGACGTGGTGGCGCGCGCGATTGACGACCAGATCAAGCGGTTTGGGCTGGATTACGTGCATCTCGATATAAGCCATAAACCATCCGAATTCGTGCGGGAGCATTTTCCCACGATCCACGAAAAGCTGCTGGGTCTGGGCATCGACATGACGGCAGGGCCAATCCCCGTCGTGCCCGCGCAGCATTATACCTGCGGCGGCGTGGTGATCGACCTTAATGGACGCACCGATCTGCCAAGCCTTTATGCCGCGGGAGAATGCACTGAAAGCGGGTTGCATGGCGCCAATCGGCTGGCCTCCAACTCCCTGCTTGAATGCTTTGTCTTTGGCGAGGCGGCGGCGCGCGATATCATGGAGCGCTGGGACACTTTCGAAGCGCCGCCTGCAATCCGCGAATGGGATGAAAGCCGCGTGACCGATTCTGATGAAGAGGTTGTCATCAAACAGAACTGGACCGAGATCCGGCGCACGATGTGGAACTATGTCGGCATTGTACGCACGACCAAGCGGCTGCAGCGGGCCGCCAACCGCAATGAATTGCTGAGCAGCGAGATCGAGGATTATTACGGCAATTTCCGCGTGACCACCGATCTTATCGAACTGCGCAACCTCCACCAATGCGCGGATCTGATCGTGCAAAGCGCGCTAAGGCGTCACGAAAGCCGGGGCCTGCATTATACGCTAGATTATCCCGAAACAGGCGAGGTTGCGGTGGATACGGTGCTGGTGCCTTGA
- a CDS encoding arylamine N-acetyltransferase family protein, with product MSNVAGISPTLAAYLARIGLAGAPSVDGCGLAAMQAAHRQTIAFENLSVRLGDAVQCDSASAFAKLVTAQRGGFCFEHNQLLADMLGEAGFDCRLLLARVLLGNPATIPARTHCLLLAELADGPWIADAGFGGSYAPPMPLIDGALAQSGDGAHHRLTRMDDAGALAGSFLLERKGPAGSTDGRGAGGAAWEPQYAFDLAPVLPSDLAMGCHWSATHPQSRFTKVTVASLCLPDGFASMVDRQFTSWRMEEAPARRDIADAAEYRELLEVRFGIALGAADIARLPLWD from the coding sequence ATGAGCAATGTAGCAGGAATTTCACCGACATTGGCTGCCTATCTGGCGCGAATCGGATTGGCGGGTGCGCCCAGTGTGGATGGCTGCGGGCTGGCAGCGATGCAGGCAGCGCACCGGCAGACCATTGCGTTTGAAAACCTCTCGGTCAGGCTGGGTGATGCGGTGCAATGCGATAGCGCATCGGCCTTTGCCAAGCTGGTCACGGCGCAGCGCGGGGGCTTTTGCTTTGAACATAACCAATTGCTTGCGGACATGCTGGGAGAGGCAGGGTTCGATTGCCGCCTGCTGTTGGCCCGCGTGCTGCTGGGTAATCCGGCAACCATCCCTGCGCGCACCCATTGCCTGCTGCTGGCAGAGCTGGCGGATGGCCCCTGGATTGCCGATGCGGGTTTTGGCGGAAGCTATGCACCGCCCATGCCGCTGATCGATGGCGCGCTGGCCCAAAGCGGCGATGGCGCCCACCACCGCCTCACCCGCATGGACGATGCCGGCGCGCTTGCCGGATCATTTCTGCTGGAGCGCAAGGGGCCTGCGGGTTCGACCGACGGGCGCGGCGCAGGGGGCGCTGCGTGGGAGCCGCAATATGCTTTCGATTTGGCGCCCGTCCTGCCGTCCGATCTGGCAATGGGGTGCCATTGGTCCGCCACCCACCCGCAATCGCGCTTTACCAAGGTGACGGTCGCCAGCCTCTGCCTGCCCGATGGCTTTGCCAGCATGGTCGACAGGCAGTTCACAAGCTGGCGTATGGAAGAGGCACCGGCGCGGCGCGACATTGCAGATGCGGCGGAATATCGTGAATTGCTGGAAGTGCGTTTCGGCATCGCGCTGGGCGCTGCTGACATCGCGCGGCTGCCCTTGTGGGATTAG
- a CDS encoding PilZ domain-containing protein: protein MQTRQTPRKVLTVPGKYYTGFGQPVHVHLCDLSVSGCRFASGNDKLPRGFKLQVIIAGRGPYSATVKWCDDGQCGVTFVTPLTPEAFGQFQNTHNVDFSEHGTPAEFKPMSEHNTQRFC, encoded by the coding sequence ATGCAGACGCGGCAGACCCCCCGAAAAGTCCTGACGGTGCCGGGCAAATATTACACCGGTTTCGGCCAGCCGGTGCATGTGCATTTGTGTGATCTGTCGGTCAGCGGATGCAGGTTCGCAAGTGGCAATGACAAGCTGCCGCGCGGTTTCAAATTGCAGGTCATCATTGCCGGTCGCGGGCCTTACTCGGCCACGGTGAAATGGTGCGATGATGGCCAGTGCGGCGTGACCTTCGTCACCCCGTTGACACCGGAAGCCTTCGGCCAGTTCCAGAACACTCATAATGTCGATTTTTCGGAGCATGGCACGCCAGCGGAATTCAAGCCCATGTCCGAACACAATACTCAACGGTTCTGCTAG
- a CDS encoding zinc-finger domain-containing protein, whose product MDNAAVTNALGTSAPETTIVDTSRVWCDGAGDIRGGENYKPVSLGHPRVWMEIDEKGFVDCGYCDRRFILAGGPADDGNVPDAAA is encoded by the coding sequence ATGGATAATGCAGCTGTAACAAACGCACTCGGCACGAGTGCCCCTGAAACGACCATCGTCGATACCTCCCGCGTCTGGTGCGATGGTGCTGGCGATATTCGCGGCGGCGAAAACTACAAACCGGTGAGCCTTGGTCATCCACGCGTATGGATGGAGATCGACGAAAAGGGCTTTGTCGATTGCGGATATTGCGACAGGCGCTTCATCCTTGCTGGTGGTCCGGCAGACGATGGCAATGTGCCAGATGCGGCTGCCTGA
- the guaA gene encoding glutamine-hydrolyzing GMP synthase, translated as MQPDHLPDSILIVDFGSQVTQLIARRVRESGVYSEIAPFTMAEEAFHRLQPKGIILSGSPASVPEEGSPRAPDILFESGLPILGICYGQQVMTHQLGGEVRPGHETGDGGEFGRAFLTVSDECALFDGLWQVGDRHQVWMSHGDKVTRFAEGFNIVATSDGAPFAVIADETRKYYGTQFHPEVYHTPDGARLLANFVRHVCGLSGDWTMAEFRKTKIAEIRAQVGDGKVICGLSGGVDSAVAAVLIHEAIGDQLTCVFVDHGLMRQGEAERVVSLFKGHYNIPLVHVDAEEMFLSGLAGQTDPEKKRKFIGGAFIDLFEQEARKVGGADFLAQGTLYPDVIESVSFTGGPSVTIKSHHNVGGLPERMNMQLVEPLRELFKDEVRLLGRELGLPDVFVGRHPFPGPGLAIRIPGEVTKERCDILRKADAIYLEEIRNAGLYDAVWQAFAVLLPVKTVGVMGDSRTYDSVCGLRAVTSTDGMTADVYPFDASFLTQCATRIVNEVKGINRVVYDYTSKPPGTIEWE; from the coding sequence ATGCAGCCAGACCATCTCCCCGATTCCATTCTTATCGTCGATTTCGGCAGCCAGGTGACCCAGCTTATCGCCCGCCGCGTGCGTGAATCCGGAGTTTATTCGGAAATCGCGCCGTTCACCATGGCGGAAGAGGCGTTTCATCGTCTGCAACCAAAGGGTATCATCCTGTCGGGCTCTCCTGCCAGCGTGCCCGAGGAGGGCAGCCCGCGCGCGCCTGATATCCTGTTCGAAAGCGGCTTACCGATCCTTGGCATATGTTATGGCCAGCAGGTGATGACACATCAGCTGGGGGGCGAAGTGCGCCCCGGCCATGAAACCGGAGATGGCGGCGAATTTGGCCGCGCTTTCCTGACGGTGAGCGATGAATGCGCACTGTTTGATGGTCTGTGGCAAGTGGGTGATCGGCACCAGGTCTGGATGAGTCACGGCGATAAAGTCACTCGCTTTGCCGAAGGGTTCAACATTGTCGCCACCAGCGATGGCGCACCCTTTGCCGTCATCGCTGATGAAACGCGCAAGTATTACGGCACGCAGTTCCACCCGGAGGTCTACCATACGCCGGATGGCGCGCGGTTGCTGGCTAATTTTGTGCGCCATGTATGCGGTCTTTCGGGCGATTGGACCATGGCTGAATTCCGCAAGACCAAGATTGCAGAGATCCGCGCACAGGTGGGCGATGGCAAGGTCATTTGCGGGCTATCGGGCGGGGTTGATTCCGCGGTGGCGGCAGTGCTGATCCATGAAGCCATCGGCGACCAACTTACTTGCGTTTTTGTCGATCACGGATTGATGCGACAGGGCGAGGCCGAGCGGGTCGTCAGCCTCTTCAAAGGGCATTACAACATCCCGCTGGTGCATGTTGACGCAGAAGAGATGTTCCTTTCCGGCCTTGCCGGACAGACCGATCCCGAAAAGAAGCGCAAATTTATCGGCGGTGCCTTCATCGACCTGTTCGAGCAGGAGGCGCGCAAGGTTGGCGGGGCAGATTTCCTCGCCCAGGGCACGCTTTATCCCGATGTGATCGAAAGCGTCAGTTTTACCGGCGGGCCAAGCGTCACAATCAAGAGCCATCATAATGTCGGCGGCCTGCCTGAACGCATGAATATGCAATTGGTGGAGCCTTTGCGCGAACTCTTTAAGGATGAGGTGCGCCTGCTGGGCCGCGAGCTTGGCCTGCCCGATGTATTTGTCGGTCGCCATCCGTTTCCCGGCCCTGGCCTTGCAATTCGCATTCCGGGCGAAGTGACCAAGGAACGCTGCGATATCCTGCGTAAAGCGGACGCGATCTATCTTGAAGAAATCCGCAATGCCGGTCTGTATGATGCGGTCTGGCAGGCCTTTGCCGTGTTGCTGCCGGTCAAAACCGTGGGCGTCATGGGTGACAGCCGCACTTATGACAGCGTCTGCGGCTTGCGCGCTGTGACCAGCACCGATGGCATGACCGCCGATGTTTACCCCTTCGACGCCAGCTTCCTGACCCAATGCGCCACCCGCATCGTCAATGAGGTAAAAGGCATCAACCGGGTGGTATATGATTATACCAGCAAGCCGCCCGGTACGATCGAGTGGGAATAG
- a CDS encoding ABC transporter ATP-binding protein produces the protein MTEAAIEIRNLAKEYAGSGDSPPKRALKGVSFDVPEGQVFGLLGPNGAGKSTLINIMAGLVGKTSGTVKIWGHDIDTDHRNAKLSIGIVPQEIVFDPFFTPFEVLENQGGMYGVAKALRRSEELLKAVRLEDKRDAYARTLSGGMKRRLLIAKAMVHSPPILVLDEPTAGVDVELRRQLWDLVGELNAQGVTIVLTTHYLEEAEQLCERIAIINNGELIANRTTRELVDMAREKIVRVVVDKDLAGPIMEEAFVKAEVMGERVLEVTYDRDATSAGQVLSLIQQHGYAIEDVTTREADLEDVFVQLTAPSSNAD, from the coding sequence ATGACCGAAGCAGCCATCGAAATCCGCAATCTGGCCAAGGAATATGCCGGAAGTGGCGATTCTCCGCCAAAAAGGGCACTTAAGGGCGTGAGCTTTGATGTGCCGGAAGGGCAGGTATTCGGATTGCTCGGCCCCAATGGCGCGGGCAAATCCACGCTCATCAACATCATGGCGGGGCTGGTCGGCAAGACCAGTGGCACGGTGAAGATCTGGGGCCATGATATCGACACCGATCACCGCAATGCGAAACTTTCCATCGGTATCGTGCCGCAGGAGATCGTGTTCGATCCATTCTTTACCCCGTTCGAGGTGCTGGAAAACCAGGGCGGCATGTATGGCGTGGCCAAGGCGCTGCGCAGAAGCGAGGAATTGCTCAAGGCCGTGCGGTTGGAAGACAAGCGCGATGCCTATGCCCGCACGCTGTCAGGCGGGATGAAGCGGAGACTGCTCATCGCCAAGGCCATGGTCCATTCACCGCCGATTCTCGTGCTCGACGAACCGACTGCGGGTGTGGACGTGGAATTGCGGCGACAGCTGTGGGATCTGGTGGGCGAACTCAATGCGCAAGGCGTGACGATTGTGCTCACCACACACTATCTCGAGGAAGCGGAGCAATTGTGTGAGCGAATCGCGATCATCAATAATGGCGAACTGATTGCCAACCGTACGACTCGTGAACTGGTAGACATGGCGCGGGAGAAGATTGTACGCGTTGTCGTGGACAAGGACCTTGCCGGACCAATCATGGAAGAAGCCTTCGTCAAGGCCGAAGTGATGGGGGAACGCGTGCTGGAAGTGACTTATGATCGTGATGCCACAAGCGCGGGGCAGGTTCTCTCATTGATCCAGCAACACGGCTACGCCATCGAGGATGTGACCACGAGAGAAGCGGATCTGGAAGATGTCTTCGTGCAACTGACTGCGCCTTCATCAAACGCTGACTGA